The genomic window TAAGTTTGGACTTCACCGAATTGCATTTCTCTCAGCGCATCTTCACGAACTCAACAAAACTAATACGAGTACAACAAATATAGCAAAAACAGTGTCAGCATTTTTATTAATAGATGCAATTCTAGCATTTTGATCAGGCTTGCACGTTTTAGTTGTCAGCTAAACGCTACGCTGTAACGGGAATGCAATGAGTGAGCCGTTCTAACTTATTAAACTAGCTCTCCCAAAGTCTTCTCAATTTGCGAAAATGTTACGACTTTGCTCATCAGAATAATGAGAATATCtgggaaatatatacatatgttaaaagtTAACTCatattaaataaagcaaaaatcaaAGATTTCTATGAAGAACAGTTATAAATCCCTCAGACTATCAGCGGTAGCTTAACTCTTTTTGAATTCTCCATTTTGGGATAATATCACAGCATGTACTTCAAATAGAAAGATATATCTCTTGTCAAGAAGCTTCGAAATAAAGTCTCGGACAAAATAGAACTAAAATCATCAACGACTGAAGAGTCGAAAATGAATTTTCAAGGGATCTATTGTAGAATAACAGAACTCGCTTTGTATGTAGACAAAAGGTGAATTCGTTATTATAAAGTTATCGCTCAATCCAAATCAATCAACAATTAAAAAGTCCTacaaagagttttttttttcaacattgtTTCAACATTAAACGTTACTGTAGATGTAGAGGGGATTTTAATATTCAATCTTCATTAATCttcaacttaaaaatattacttaagatttacttttaatatttcagtATTAATTTTAGCCAAGGAATGTCATAGTTAACTGATACTCAGATGATCATGGAGCAACTCACAATTTCGCTCAGAACAACTGATTAACTTGACGGTACCACAAAGTTAGATTGAACTGTACATAACAAGaagtacaaaagtttttttttttaataaaacaaaaatggtctgggatatcaatgaaattctttattgaGAAGGACGATTCGATGCCATTGTGTATGAAACTCGTTTTCTTTTGCATGACCACGACGGGCACGTTTGCAGAAGGCCAGATGCTGAACCCTATTTTCGACGGTTTGAAGCACAAATCGTACGAttctgctgcaatttcactttcgatattcctaagaagttcatcaatcgtcgctggtgTATTAGCATAGATCATAGACCTGACGTAGCCCCAGAGTAAATAGTCTAACCGACCGAaacggccaattgactgggccatttcgtgaagCATTGAAGTACTTCTCCTAAAGAAGTCATATTGACCATTCGaagtaatatttacaaaaaatcagCTTTTATGGTATatgagaatatacatatttttgtaagttACCTAACAGTTCATTGTAGCGTTCGATGTAGATTCAATTTGATAAtgcatttgtttatatattttctttttgcataaatatgaatatgtaatTACTACTCGTTTTTCGCGGTATTGTTGCTATTTACAGCGCCAACAACGACTTGTCAGTGGTTCTCTTGACTAGAAAGCTAGATAATCGCTCACATATAGTACTCATCAATTTATAGCATGCTTAGAGAGCACCGTTTGTTCGCTGATTAATAAAACTGCAATTGTaatataattgttgttgtcaGTTATAAATTGTAATTTCTAATCGCTGTTTAGATGTTAAGCCTAAAGAGAGTAAAGAGTAGTAATGGGTAATGTACTACATTATTGTACTAGCTCAAAATAAACAAGTTAATATAAAGAACTGACGAAAAATGtctcatttagaaaaaattagtcATATATTTTGCGTAACAATATAATACGCATTTCATTAGGATAACTTATATTACAACTGAGATCCTGTATCATAGACTTATTGCCCGCTCGAGTTCGAGATTTTTGGAAGTTCATTCAGATCCGGTATccatcatataaatatatttttatgactctatgactaaaattttaatagtaatGAATCGAACATGCAACTGGTAAAAGTCACATAAACTGGCATAATCAAATAGACATAGAAAGCAAAGTGTTATAAGACTTTAATAAAGGAGTGCATCGATCCTTATATTGACtcaattgaataaatttattggCGTTTTGacgtttcatattttttaaaagaaaacagaGACCAAACAACAGAATGGCGATGTTTCTGTTTCAGTTgaagttttatttacattttaagtgTTTGAAGCAATAATGAGcaataaacattatttttacagatttttttttgaaaacaaaataacaaaatttttaacaaattatttttttgggattgaaaaatattctttgaGATTATATACCAACACTATACCATATGGCTGAGTATCCATGGTATATAGGAAGCGACACGTGTATAAACACCAGGAAATCCGGGTCGAGCACATTCATAGCCATAAGAAACCAAGCCCAGAATATAATAATGATAAGCGCCGTTTTCCAGctaaaatatatgaagttaaaaAGGTTCAAGTTATTCTCAAGGCCAGATATCCGAGTGTGCCAAAAACACATGTGATTAATTGAAAGCATTGAATTTTGAAGCCAAATAAGTTGACTCATATGCGTAAGGCTTTGTgtaatattagaaaatatgatTACCATCGGCATCATCAATGGCCCACCGGAATCCCCTTGACAGGCATCGACATGAGAATTGCCAGCGCAGATGAACTAATAAGGAAGTTAAATTTTAGtcacattttaaataaactttatataaTTGTATTACTGGGGCTTCACCTCCGAAACTTACCCGATCTGTAAAtactaaattttgaaaagcGGCTTTATATGACTGTATACAAGTCTGTTGAGTCACAATCGGCACCTGCACGTCACGCAAAACGTTCGAACTGGGCCCTTGAAACTTCACTGCACCCCAACCAGCGACGAACGGATTGTTGCCAACGAAATCTTTTGCAAAACGCTCGCCTTCGGGTAGGCAAATGGTGCTTATATATGCTAGGGgatacaaatatatacttatgtaaacacatttatataaatcttatttaaatataagatttgaaCCCAGCTATAGAGACCTGTGGTACTCTGAACTTAATTACCCGAATTTGGAGCCGGGGCACTTAGACGAATCAATGCAATGTCATTAATTATATATTGCGAGTTGTACTGTTCGTGTATGATTTTACGTTCAATGGGTATGCTTATAGCGCCCGTCTCGTTGGGATTACTTATATCGTGGGCACCCAAACGTGCTGTTATTAGCAGAGAATTAACACAATGACCCGATGTCAAAATATAACGGTTCGATATTAAGCTACCAGCACAGAGGTATTGCAATGAATTCACTATATTCTCATCGCGATAACCCAAAGCTGCGATCCAAGGGTATGCGCCTAAAATACATAAAACGAATTGTTTTTTTCTACAAGTTGGAATAATGAATATCGTTAATACACCCACCTCGTCTTGCTTCCGTGCCGCCTACAACTTTATTGGTATAAGCTGTACTCACGCCGCACTCTGCACCGCTCCTCTTAGGTGCCAAGCGTGTTGGTACAATTGCTGCGGAGGAATTTACACTAGGAGTATAGGGTGGTAAGCTTGGCGGATTCGGTGGTTTTGTACTTTCTGGCAAATACGATGGTAATATAGGTGATGTAGCTGTTGTTGGCATTGCAAGTGTTGACGTTGGCACATTTGGTAGTGAATTtagtgaagaaaatttaaatgcgGAAGCGTACGGGTTATTCTGCTGCGGTGTGGGGAGATTTGGAATTCCACCGGGGGGCTGAATGTTTCGGTTGGAAACACAGCAGATCTGGAAAATGTCTAGTTAGTAAATATGTGTTATAAAATGtattcacttatatttttataagcggGTAAgcgttaagaaatttttaaacggGGCATGTTAACGTAAAAAgaccacaaaaaatttaaaaagttgatTTTGATCGTGCAGTTTGTATAAGACGAAATTTTCCTGACAttatcaaaaaatcataaaaaaataaaatttttttgatgatcaTTAACTGATGATGATCGAAAAGGCTAACTCTCAAAGGAAATCAAACCAACGTTTTGGACAAAACGTTCGTGAATGGTTCGGCatgcgaaagctctgtgcgAAGCCGAACCAAAACCCACACCATACATTGCTAAATACACATTgcaaattccaaattttttcagcaaaatgttCTTAATTTAAGAAACACAATCTCATCATTAACTGAGTGGTGATTAAATCCAAACTCATTTGTATAAACTGAACATGGTGAACCAAGCCGCACGAGCGGAAAGATACGACACTCAGGTGGCAaagattattatattttgaaactaTCGACCTTTACTTACTTGGGCTTCGCACTCAGTACCGATTAATATCGTAGATAGAATACAAGCCGCCAATAGGACGAATCCctaatgaaattattcaaatcaaagCTCCTCAATagacaatatacaagtatactgaCCCTTTGCAAAACCATAATTCGACCTGTACGTACGCACAGCACAGCGACTGAAATGACCATGTAAAGAGAGTGGTCAAAAAAGAAGTAGAGCCCACAGCATTCACCACTAAAGCAAGGGGAAAACCGCGATCAATATGGATTGACGAACTCACGAGAAACATGAAGAAGCTTGGCAAACAAGCTTAAAAAAACGCAAATGGCCTAGTTATCTGGAAGTCACGTGTGCGGCAGGTCAAAATTCACAAGAAAAATTAGCTTCAAAAATGTTGCGTCATCGACTATATtgaaaagagataatcttcctcaaaaaggagttttaaataacgggtgatccaagttgAGGTATCACtcatggtcaacataatcggcctactgtgCGTATTATTCGCAGCATTATCGCTCATCTTGaggcccagcattcattattggataatattcgaccgaatccgaccacgtccagcacgcagtgaataaaattaacagccgtagctgatagtctacacgaagaccgtggagagtcggtTCGGCGCCGTTTTCAGCAACATAGCGACTTGGCGCATTtgacgtcgagatcttaaattaaaagcgtacaaaatacagcttgttgaagaactgaagccgctcgaccttcccaattGACAGCACTTAGCTGTATGGTCTCTTGAGGAGTTCTTAAAAGATCTGACGTTTACGAGTCAAATTTTTGTTCCCCGAagaagcccatttctggctcaatgggtatataaacgAGCAAAATTGAcgtatttgggacgaagagtaacctgaagagTTTCAAGAACTGCCACTTCATCCAGAATAgacaacggtttgatgtggtttgtgggccggtggaattatcggtccatatttcttcaaaaatgatgccgatgtgAACGTAACCGgtaatggcgaccgttatcgcgccatgataaccaacaatttgatgcttgaaattgaaactcgtgatctcggcgacatttggtttcaacaaaacggtgCCACATCGCTTTAGTCaaagaatttattgagagaacacttcgatgagcatataatttcacgttttggccggtcgattggccaccaagattgtaCCCATCGGATGGACCATCAGGGTCgtagtcgcggccaacatttgaaagagataatcttcaaaaaataagttccgaatgataattaacattccacattaaattgaaagtttctgtgtttttcctttaaaagaGTAAGGATCCTCGAAATGGATTACGCTTTATTTAATTGATTACCTTCGACAGTAAAtacatttgttgaaaaaaataaaacaatggaATTTTGCCAAGAagttgtgtttttctttaaagcgAAATTGTAGATCAATAGGATTTTATTACCCTCGTATACcgaatgaaattattttcgttCACCCGATTGAATTCACTTTATACaaatcggtcaatatgtgaagTACATGAATGAAGttggatgaaaatattaaatatcattAAATTATTGTCTTAATTTCAGATCGTGTCAACAACATTACCCCTACCTCCATATTGTTTTAAGAATTCcgtaaaaagcaacaaaatatcATTCACCAAGAAAATCGACGCAAAATGTTCATTTgttcattcttcttcttcttaattggcgtagacaccgcttacgcgattatagccgagttaacaacagccgtcatcaaaaggggggtctctcatccgaggctgtgttttctttttcattgggggtgttttttacgtggcgggtcccaaacccagcgcacaaccctatgcaggggatgtttcgctttctcacattagctcgccttcgaacggatgttcttaggctacccagagaatacttggtcaaagaccggaagtagtgagctgcttgagccatgtgtaaaagaatcgtttctggccactcccaagtgaatggcgatcagagaactttcctcacttgcgtgaacttctacacatgttCATTACTaggtcaaaaatatatatagtaactGTACTAATCtcacaaatacttatatatttgaccatctatattcatatatttatcaTAAGTATTAGAAGTAGTTGTGTACTCACCATAAAATTGATGCCATCATATCCGCACATTGCACCGCTCACAAAAGTCTGAAAATCCGGCAAATTTGGCGAATATCTTGCTGCTTCATAATAGTCCTGAATCAGTTGTGGGCACGAGTTCATATACACGCATTGGCCACTTCGTTGACTCGAATCTACACAAAATTGAGCTAATTTAAGAGAAATGAGAGAAAGAAAGTAGAAGAGTAGAAAGTAAATTGGGTCAATTCGGTGTGCTATCAAAAAATTAAGTGGCACAGTATATGCCTGAATGCTAATCAATTAAGTTTCCACTTGTCATATAAATACcggaaataattattttaattatgtggGTTAAGATAATAGAAAATTAATGAATGGTTTATGctgtaatgaaaattattattttttgaacttaaaatagaaaattttttaggattatttttacttatttttttcaataattttgctCTCTAATAATTTGCAATCAAATTAATCCTCTTAATTTCGTAAagcttttaaatttcatattgtatttttaatatgactttttatatagtatgcctacataaaatataaaaaataaatttaagatatatatacatattttttattagatatatttatagttttataatttttttttagattttttcatattttgcgacaattttgttttgatttttcctcaaaactaataagttaccaaatatttctttacaacaGGATTAAATAGACAGAGCAGTTTCATATCCTTCGGCCATtagcatattttataaaaaaaatttgtataaaaaatcaatCTATATTCCAATttctattaaataataattttttcataattgaaatacaaaattattaacaaatttagtGATTTCTTGCAATACACATTTCACTTTCGTCGCTTTCTGCGCCGGCGTCCACTAAGCGAACTGAAAACCAACGTATCCGATGGATTGGGCGCTGCGCTCGGCTGTACGCCATTTCGTGGGCCCAAAGGGAAATTAAAAACGTTAGAACTACCAattggttgttgttgcaagcTCTGCGCAACATTCGGTTGCGCATTAACTGGCATGAAAACTAGACGATCGGACGATAAGGCTGCGCCACTTCGGAGCGCCAAAGACGGCATCGGCGGAGTTGGGCCCATTCCATTCATCATACCATTCATCATACCATTGACCATACCACTTTGCCTTGGGTCAATGCATGGGCAGTAGGATATCGGTGGTGTGCCGCCATTTAAACACGCCAGCGGCTGAGCCGGACATGGCATAAGTGTTGTGATCGTTGATGGCGTTGGTGGTGTTGGTGAAAATGTGGACAGTGTGGTGGCGGCTGTCGTGGTAGTTGTGGTTACGGTTGTGGTTGTGGAAGCGGTTGTCGTTGTGGTTGTAGTCACTGTGGATGGCGTTGGCAATATAATGACTGGTGGCAGTGTGATAAAGGGGAAGAAACCTGGATAAAATGGACAAATTCCTTTGATGCCCGCCAGATAATTCAGAAATGGCCAAAAGTAAAGTTTATAGCACAAATCGTTCCACAGCATGCTGACCAATACAATTTACGAAACGCTCGTTGATATATAGAAAGCAACTCTACACCCATCTATATAACAGAGGATGTAATGGAAATCCGTTTAAACGCGTTATGTTCAACGTAAACGCACCGATGCGACTGGATGCCGCGGCTTGCTGCATTCAACTGTATTAGGCCCATTTGTCAACTTGTCAACAATTCAACACCATCGGTTCAACCTTTTTGCAGTTAGCAGCAATTTCCTGCTTCGTGTactccaaaaattattttataatcatATTTTCTTTTGCATTATTTGCTTGCCGTAAAGAGCGAACGCATCGTCACCTACTAAATTCAATTGTGCTCAGAGCTTTAATTGCACTGCCTCATACAGGGTCATGTGAATTTCGTGGCATAATtcgataatttttcaataaggtcATAGTAAATTATAGAAAAGCCATGTGGTAACATTATCCATACATCTCAGTGTCAGCTGCATAGATAAAGAATGCTTCAATGAGTACTTGACTGATCGAAATTGATTGCATCTTTCATTGACGATAGATATGAATACCTGATAGTTATACCATTTTACTATTCGACATCTATTAGATTATGACAGTATATGTgctttataccagttgtttattCGATTCTCCAAGATTCAAGATTTGGCAATTAGATAAATATGAGCCCCCTTCGCCTTGGGGCGAATTCTTGTGCTCCAATTCAGATCATCCGAATCGATAAAAAAACAaggaatttgttttaaattttgtgtttccaacgGAATTCATCTAAGGAATTGTTTAAATCTAATTTATCACGAACACAAATATTTGAGTGACACAAAGCTTTCAGTGAAGGttgtgaagtcatcgaaaacttccCTCATGCGAATCGTTCATCCACCTCTGCTAATGAcgataacattaaaaaagttagagaaACAGTGCTTGTTCGTCATGTTGCTATCAGAAACctagcagaggatctcaacatctctatGGATCGACTTAACACATTTCGGTTAATATTTCAGTTTTAGGAAgttattcttattatttactttatttcggTTCGGGCactaattattgatattttgacTTCACCAAAACAGCGAGAAAATTCAAATCCCTTTTTGCATTGATCGTTTTTGTTAAACGAAATCTGATAACAGCCTCTAATTTAGAGTAACTAGTTCAAacattgatatttttcaattaacaatacccaatattatttttaacctGCACCCTCTACCCATGGCAAAATGATTCATATTACAAAAATAGTACTAAACTGCATTGTTTTAcggtttatatacatacatatatgaaaacagaaaaatatgtgaattttgtCGATTAAATCATTACTTCACGCATGACGGTTTGCGAAGGAACAAAGTGTTTATTTGATCAAATTAGAATAACTCGGCCAGTGGCTTTTTTATCATTCATACCCAtatgttattttattgatgCCGCCGCTGACGAGCTGGTTTATCCAATGCTTAATTGTATAGCATTTTGTAATTGCTGTTGGAATGTGTTTGTATTCACACTTTGAGATGACCggtaggaaaaaaattaaattcccaTGAAATAGATTTGATATgaactgtatatataaaacataacTTCAGCTATATACCGCAGACCATTTTAACTACTTACTGTctctaacaaaattttatattagaaataagaTTCTAAAACATTccattatttcttattttagttaaattatatCATTGGTCAATATAAAGACAGTTGTTTGATACTTCCTCAACCCATAAACTAGTAGTACTTGAAGGTATCGCAGCAAATGTTGTCTCCAAGCAGGAAGATCCCACTATCATCGACTCAAACATTTTCTCACATTCCTTACGAAATACATAATCACCATAGCAAATGTTGTTGCCTGCTTTTTCGATGGCAGTGTTGTTTTGGTGGTCAACTGAATCAATTATTGTAATAATTGTAATTTGCTCACATACCATTTAACTACGTTATTCCTTACAAATGTCAAATAATCTTCAGACTTTTACTTCTCATATAAAGGGCCAGCTTCCCGACTATCGATCTGCCTCTGGatcaaacatttaaattaaatttaacgtattttaatacaaaactcTATTAAAATCTTCAATATAGATGCCTAAGTCATTACAACTTTACCAACGgttaatccaattttcaatacacttgttataagtcTCGACATCTAAATGATGCATTTGATGAATATAAAGTGCTTTGCCAAGTTTGTTGAGCATCATTTTGCGACTTCTACTTAACGTCGTTCTTACAAAATATTCAGGTCTTTTCATACGAGTCTAGCATTAACACGCAATatatccaaaacattaaccaaaa from Bactrocera tryoni isolate S06 chromosome 5, CSIRO_BtryS06_freeze2, whole genome shotgun sequence includes these protein-coding regions:
- the LOC120778999 gene encoding endochitinase A-like isoform X1 produces the protein MLWNDLCYKLYFWPFLNYLAGIKGICPFYPGFFPFITLPPVIILPTPSTVTTTTTTTASTTTTVTTTTTTAATTLSTFSPTPPTPSTITTLMPCPAQPLACLNGGTPPISYCPCIDPRQSGMVNGMMNGMMNGMGPTPPMPSLALRSGAALSSDRLVFMPVNAQPNVAQSLQQQPIGSSNVFNFPLGPRNGVQPSAAPNPSDTLVFSSLSGRRRRKRRK
- the LOC120778999 gene encoding endochitinase A-like isoform X2, translating into MLWNDLCYKLYFWPFLNYLAGIKGICPFYPVTTTTTTTASTTTTVTTTTTTAATTLSTFSPTPPTPSTITTLMPCPAQPLACLNGGTPPISYCPCIDPRQSGMVNGMMNGMMNGMGPTPPMPSLALRSGAALSSDRLVFMPVNAQPNVAQSLQQQPIGSSNVFNFPLGPRNGVQPSAAPNPSDTLVFSSLSGRRRRKRRK
- the LOC120778998 gene encoding venom protease, which produces MKRRLCDFKAKKCVVLIAWLLNVVKSIESQFCVDSSQRSGQCVYMNSCPQLIQDYYEAARYSPNLPDFQTFVSGAMCGYDGINFMICCVSNRNIQPPGGIPNLPTPQQNNPYASAFKFSSLNSLPNVPTSTLAMPTTATSPILPSYLPESTKPPNPPSLPPYTPSVNSSAAIVPTRLAPKRSGAECGVSTAYTNKVVGGTEARRGAYPWIAALGYRDENIVNSLQYLCAGSLISNRYILTSGHCVNSLLITARLGAHDISNPNETGAISIPIERKIIHEQYNSQYIINDIALIRLSAPAPNSAYISTICLPEGERFAKDFVGNNPFVAGWGAVKFQGPSSNVLRDVQVPIVTQQTCIQSYKAAFQNLVFTDRFICAGNSHVDACQGDSGGPLMMPMLENGAYHYYILGLVSYGYECARPGFPGVYTRVASYIPWILSHMV